A single Silvibacterium dinghuense DNA region contains:
- a CDS encoding type II toxin-antitoxin system Phd/YefM family antitoxin → MREINIHEAKTHLSRLVEEAVNGEPFIIAKAGKPMVKVVPLTMAEGPAIERLGALEGEFHIPDDFDRMGQEEIERMFYGEE, encoded by the coding sequence ATGCGCGAGATCAACATTCATGAGGCGAAGACCCACCTATCCCGGTTGGTGGAAGAGGCGGTAAACGGCGAGCCTTTCATTATCGCCAAGGCCGGAAAACCCATGGTGAAGGTGGTGCCACTGACCATGGCCGAAGGCCCTGCGATAGAGCGCCTGGGGGCTCTTGAGGGCGAGTTCCATATCCCGGATGATTTCGACCGCATGGGGCAGGAAGAAATCGAGCGCATGTTTTACGGGGAAGAATGA
- the add gene encoding adenosine deaminase gives MSPAYESFIRRLPKAELHLHLEGTVEPATLVELSRRHDAEPLTLEDAAAIYQYKDFTGFLMAFKAVTERLRTADDYELITYKMLERLAAQGVVHAEVYVAVGVVYFWGRSEFEPLFAGMERGRLRAEADFGMTAYWIFDAVRQFGVEAAARVFKKAAEMKQEYASIVGIGIGGDERQAGPELFRELYGEAKQAGLHLTAHAGETTGPESIWGALNIGAERIGHGLSAIQDAELMEVLAERQVPIEVCISSNVATGCCPQLSDHPVRLCFDAGLMVTLNSDDPAMFHCSLEGEYQLAEREFDFHAEHLRELAANSIEASFLPAERKIELLHRIHSTK, from the coding sequence TTGTCCCCAGCGTATGAAAGCTTCATCCGCCGCCTCCCCAAGGCGGAACTGCATCTGCACCTGGAAGGCACGGTCGAGCCGGCAACGCTGGTCGAGCTGAGCCGGCGGCACGACGCCGAACCGCTGACACTCGAAGATGCGGCGGCGATCTACCAGTACAAGGACTTCACCGGCTTCCTGATGGCCTTCAAGGCTGTCACCGAGCGGCTGCGCACCGCCGACGACTACGAGCTGATCACCTACAAGATGCTCGAACGGCTGGCTGCACAGGGAGTGGTGCATGCCGAGGTCTACGTGGCCGTGGGCGTGGTGTATTTCTGGGGACGCTCGGAGTTCGAGCCGCTGTTTGCGGGCATGGAGCGCGGACGCCTGCGGGCCGAGGCAGACTTTGGCATGACTGCGTACTGGATCTTCGACGCCGTGCGGCAGTTCGGCGTGGAGGCGGCAGCGCGGGTCTTCAAAAAGGCCGCGGAGATGAAGCAGGAATACGCATCCATCGTCGGCATCGGCATCGGCGGCGACGAGCGGCAGGCGGGGCCGGAGCTGTTTCGCGAGCTTTATGGCGAAGCAAAACAAGCTGGCCTGCACCTGACGGCGCATGCGGGTGAGACGACCGGGCCGGAGAGCATCTGGGGCGCGCTGAATATCGGCGCCGAGCGCATCGGGCATGGGCTTTCCGCGATCCAGGACGCGGAGCTGATGGAAGTTCTTGCCGAGCGGCAGGTGCCGATCGAGGTGTGCATTTCGTCCAACGTGGCGACGGGCTGCTGTCCGCAGCTGAGCGATCACCCGGTACGGCTCTGCTTCGATGCCGGGCTGATGGTGACGCTGAACTCGGACGACCCGGCCATGTTCCACTGCTCGCTCGAAGGCGAGTACCAGCTGGCAGAACGGGAATTCGACTTTCATGCCGAGCATCTGCGCGAGCTGGCAGCCAATTCCATCGAAGCCAGTTTTTTGCCCGCCGAACGGAAGATCGAGCTGCTGCATCGAATCCACAGCACGAAGTAA
- a CDS encoding radical SAM protein: MRAATRKARELAIVGRALASTGHPVMAQIVPMRFCNLSCTYCNEYDKVSEPVPLDEMLRRIDHLGRLGTSIITISGGEPTTHPDLDVIIRRIRKNGALAGMITNGYYLVPERIERLNRAGLDHLQISIDNINPDEVSKKSLKVLDKKLEWLSEYAEFHVNINSVVGGGISNPEDALTIGRRALELGFTSTIGIIHDGDGQLKPLGGRERAVWQEMRGWNKKNYSRFNKFQEAIANAQPNDWRCRAGSRYIYVCENGLVHYCSQQRGFPGVPLAEYTKEDVKREFLTEKTCAPHCTISCVHQISYIDHWRAPQTSRISPGSADGLVNIHT, encoded by the coding sequence ATGCGGGCGGCTACGCGCAAGGCGCGCGAGCTGGCCATCGTAGGCCGGGCACTGGCCTCGACCGGGCATCCGGTCATGGCGCAGATCGTACCGATGCGCTTCTGCAACCTCTCCTGCACCTACTGCAACGAATACGACAAGGTCTCCGAGCCGGTGCCGCTCGACGAGATGCTGCGCCGCATCGACCACCTGGGGCGCCTGGGTACGAGCATCATCACCATCTCCGGCGGCGAGCCGACGACCCATCCCGACCTCGACGTAATCATCCGCCGCATCCGCAAGAACGGCGCGCTGGCCGGCATGATCACCAATGGCTACTACCTGGTGCCGGAGCGCATCGAGCGGCTGAACCGCGCCGGACTCGACCATCTGCAGATCTCGATCGACAACATCAATCCGGACGAAGTCTCGAAGAAGAGCCTCAAAGTTCTGGACAAGAAGCTGGAATGGCTCTCGGAGTACGCCGAGTTCCACGTAAACATCAACTCGGTGGTAGGCGGCGGCATTTCGAACCCCGAAGACGCGCTGACCATCGGGCGCCGCGCCTTGGAGCTGGGCTTTACCTCGACCATCGGTATCATCCACGACGGCGACGGCCAGCTGAAGCCGCTGGGCGGCCGCGAGCGCGCCGTGTGGCAGGAAATGCGCGGCTGGAACAAGAAGAACTATTCTCGTTTCAACAAGTTCCAGGAAGCCATCGCCAACGCGCAGCCCAATGACTGGCGCTGCCGCGCCGGCTCACGCTACATCTACGTGTGCGAAAACGGCCTGGTGCACTACTGCTCCCAGCAGAGGGGCTTCCCCGGCGTGCCGCTGGCCGAGTACACCAAGGAGGATGTGAAGCGGGAGTTTCTCACCGAGAAGACCTGCGCGCCGCACTGCACCATCAGCTGCGTCCATCAAATCTCCTACATCGACCACTGGCGCGCGCCGCAGACCTCGCGCATCTCGCCGGGCTCGGCCGACGGCCTGGTCAACATCCACACGTAA
- the acnA gene encoding aconitate hydratase AcnA yields MSTSKNSFGSQTTLTSGGKTYELYRLGALASKGVNLSRLPYSLRILLENLLRREDGESVTAEDIEFLAKWDPKAEPNREIAFMPARVLMQDFTGVPAIVDLAAMRDAMKLLGGDPQKINPLQPAELVIDHSVQVDEYGTANSYQLNSLLEFQRNRERYAFLKWGQTAFDNFSAVPPGMGICHQVNLEYLARVVFTLAADGKTVAYPDTLVGTDSHTTMINGLGVLGWGVGGIEAEAAMLGQPVSMLVPQVVGFKLTGKLREGATATDLVLTVTEMLRKLGVVGKFVEFYGAGISELSLADRATIANMAPEYGATCGIFPVDAETLRYLRLTGRNGEQIKLVEAYYKEQGLFHTPESPEAEYSATLSLDLATVEPSVAGPKRPQDRVLLRETGASFAKQLPNLLGPNANKNGERQVVRWEGEGGHPAETIDAAQGVHEAGPTVSVKERFKVDVDKYLDNGSIVIAAITSCTNTSNPSVMVAAGILAKKAVEKGLSVPPWVKTSLAPGSRVVTDYYEKAGLLPYLDKLRFNVVGYGCTTCIGNSGPLPTDVSKSIEDHGLVAVSVLSGNRNFEGRINSDVRANYLMSPPLVVAYALAGRIDHDFDAQPIGKGTDGDVFLKDIWPSQQEVADTIASAIDSEIFLKEYSTVSDGDANWQQLKFPTGDVYQWEADSTYIRKAPYFDGMPATPAPVEDIASARVLAVLGDSVTTDHISPAGSIKANGPAGKYLAAHGVKPADFNSYGSRRGNHEVMVRGTFANVRLRNKLAPGTEGGVTRLLPEGEGMSIFDASVIYAERKTPLIVLAGKEYGSGSSRDWAAKGPKLLGVRAVIAESYERIHRSNLVGMGILPLQFAEGQNVESLGLTGEEVFDFPGLKALLDAKFANGRTLKVKATAADGSVKEFEAKVRIDTPQEIGYYEHGGILQYVLRGLAKS; encoded by the coding sequence ATGAGCACTTCCAAGAATTCCTTCGGCAGCCAGACTACGCTGACTTCTGGCGGCAAGACCTATGAACTCTACCGGCTCGGCGCGCTCGCATCGAAGGGCGTGAACCTCAGCCGCCTGCCCTACAGCCTGCGCATCCTGCTTGAGAACCTGCTCCGCCGCGAAGACGGCGAGTCGGTCACCGCAGAGGACATCGAGTTCCTCGCCAAGTGGGACCCCAAGGCCGAGCCGAACCGCGAAATCGCCTTCATGCCCGCCCGCGTCCTCATGCAGGACTTCACTGGCGTGCCCGCCATCGTCGATCTCGCCGCCATGCGCGACGCCATGAAGCTCCTCGGCGGCGACCCGCAGAAGATCAACCCGCTGCAGCCCGCCGAGCTGGTCATCGACCACTCTGTGCAGGTGGACGAGTACGGCACCGCCAACTCCTACCAGCTCAACTCGCTGCTCGAGTTCCAGCGCAACCGCGAGCGTTACGCCTTCCTCAAGTGGGGCCAGACCGCCTTCGATAACTTCTCCGCCGTGCCCCCGGGCATGGGCATCTGCCACCAGGTCAACCTCGAGTACCTCGCCCGCGTCGTCTTCACGCTCGCGGCCGACGGCAAGACGGTCGCCTATCCTGACACGCTCGTCGGCACCGACTCGCACACCACGATGATCAACGGTCTCGGTGTCCTCGGCTGGGGCGTAGGCGGCATTGAAGCCGAGGCGGCCATGCTCGGCCAGCCGGTTTCCATGCTCGTGCCCCAGGTCGTCGGCTTCAAGCTCACCGGCAAGCTGCGCGAAGGCGCCACCGCCACCGATCTCGTCCTCACCGTCACCGAGATGCTCCGCAAGCTCGGCGTGGTCGGCAAGTTCGTCGAGTTCTACGGTGCCGGCATCTCCGAGCTCTCGCTCGCCGACCGCGCCACCATCGCCAACATGGCTCCCGAGTACGGCGCCACCTGCGGCATCTTCCCGGTCGACGCCGAAACGCTGCGCTACCTGCGCCTCACCGGCCGTAACGGGGAGCAGATCAAGCTCGTCGAGGCCTACTACAAGGAGCAGGGCCTCTTCCACACGCCGGAATCGCCGGAAGCCGAGTACTCCGCGACCCTGTCGCTCGACCTCGCGACCGTTGAGCCCAGCGTTGCCGGACCGAAGCGTCCCCAGGACCGCGTGCTGCTGCGCGAGACCGGCGCTTCGTTCGCGAAGCAGCTGCCCAACCTCCTCGGCCCCAACGCCAATAAGAACGGCGAGCGCCAGGTCGTCCGCTGGGAAGGTGAAGGCGGCCATCCGGCCGAGACCATCGATGCCGCGCAGGGCGTGCACGAAGCCGGTCCCACCGTCTCGGTCAAGGAGCGCTTCAAGGTCGACGTCGACAAGTACCTCGACAACGGCTCCATCGTCATCGCCGCCATCACCAGCTGCACCAACACCTCGAATCCTTCGGTGATGGTTGCCGCCGGCATTCTCGCCAAGAAGGCCGTCGAGAAGGGTCTCAGCGTTCCGCCGTGGGTCAAGACTTCGCTCGCGCCCGGCTCGCGCGTCGTGACCGATTACTACGAGAAGGCTGGACTGCTCCCCTACCTCGACAAGCTGCGCTTCAACGTCGTCGGCTACGGCTGCACCACCTGCATCGGCAACTCCGGCCCGCTGCCTACCGACGTTTCGAAGTCCATCGAGGACCACGGCCTGGTCGCCGTCTCCGTCCTCTCCGGCAATCGCAACTTCGAGGGCCGCATCAACTCGGACGTCCGCGCCAACTACCTCATGTCGCCGCCGCTGGTCGTTGCCTATGCGCTGGCTGGCCGCATCGATCACGACTTCGACGCGCAGCCCATCGGCAAGGGCACCGACGGCGATGTCTTCCTCAAGGACATCTGGCCCTCGCAGCAGGAAGTCGCCGACACCATCGCTTCGGCCATCGACTCCGAGATCTTCCTCAAGGAGTACTCGACCGTCTCCGATGGCGATGCCAACTGGCAGCAGCTCAAGTTCCCCACCGGCGACGTCTACCAGTGGGAGGCCGACTCCACCTACATCCGCAAGGCTCCGTACTTTGACGGAATGCCCGCCACCCCGGCTCCCGTCGAAGACATCGCCTCGGCCCGCGTCCTCGCGGTCCTCGGCGACTCGGTGACCACCGACCACATCTCGCCCGCTGGCTCCATCAAGGCCAACGGACCGGCCGGCAAGTACCTCGCCGCCCACGGCGTCAAGCCCGCGGACTTCAACTCCTACGGCTCGCGTCGCGGCAACCACGAGGTCATGGTGCGCGGCACCTTCGCCAACGTCCGTCTGCGCAACAAGCTGGCTCCGGGCACCGAGGGCGGCGTCACCCGCCTGCTGCCCGAGGGCGAAGGCATGAGCATCTTCGACGCCTCGGTCATCTACGCCGAGCGCAAGACCCCACTCATCGTCCTTGCGGGCAAGGAGTACGGTTCGGGCTCGTCGCGTGACTGGGCGGCCAAGGGACCGAAGCTTCTTGGCGTCCGCGCCGTCATCGCGGAGAGCTACGAGCGCATCCACCGTTCGAACCTCGTCGGCATGGGCATCCTGCCCCTGCAGTTCGCCGAGGGCCAGAACGTCGAAAGCCTCGGTCTTACCGGCGAGGAAGTCTTCGACTTCCCCGGCCTCAAGGCGCTGCTCGACGCGAAGTTCGCGAACGGCCGCACCCTCAAGGTGAAGGCGACAGCAGCCGACGGCTCCGTGAAGGAGTTCGAAGCCAAGGTCCGCATCGACACCCCGCAGGAGATCGGCTACTACGAGCACGGCGGCATTTTGCAGTACGTGCTGCGTGGATTGGCGAAGAGCTAG
- a CDS encoding serine hydrolase — MPDQPCSVLLPGCDQSFALPAGWTLASESPLTLAGPEGDLSLVLVREPLQEDLAAQALAAWRSYEPAFAAPVRQQIEAHPSDGWERVVQIIYERPAAESRLAMAIVHMLAGFAYILLIDAAKAAFSRRGAQISEILLAWKPADLVEVDLAGVAAKSFGEQERAELEAFLRLALERFKVPGAAIVIVQNGETVYAEGFGVCRAGGSEPVTPETRFMIGSTTKPLTSLLMARLVDRGVFAWSTPVTEVLPGFALADAETTARLEMRHTVSASTGMPRRDFDMLFRYRDVTPEDRIAEMRQMSPTTGFGEVFQYSNYLVAAGGYAAAHAYAPGLDLQAAAVKAFDELVFAPLNMERSLLLHKPAAGDATPHGYHLSGEVVPIDPVIEEFPDSSAPAGAAWSTVLDIAKYLRFELSGGFAPNGDRLLSPENLAARRAPAIRIGDRHGYGLGLFLQQQYGLQLIGHDGNTMGFSSGMFFLPGLGKDPEAGHGIGVAVLTNARAVNDFLGALQQRLLELFFGAPRKADAMVEAACKARAEATALRLERVQTSPEATAWIASLLGDYRSDELGVARIVQEEDGFVMQCESWSSALGSRRDASGKNLLVLTSAPWKAEFRFQPAEDGSELVLDGGQQTYRFVRVSPG, encoded by the coding sequence GGTCCGGAGGGCGACCTCAGTCTCGTGCTCGTCCGCGAGCCGCTGCAGGAGGATCTCGCCGCGCAGGCGTTGGCCGCGTGGCGCAGCTATGAACCTGCCTTCGCCGCCCCTGTTCGCCAGCAGATCGAGGCTCATCCCTCGGACGGCTGGGAGCGCGTCGTGCAGATCATCTACGAGCGTCCGGCTGCCGAATCGCGCCTGGCCATGGCCATCGTACACATGCTCGCGGGCTTCGCCTACATCCTGCTCATCGATGCGGCCAAGGCTGCCTTCAGCCGCCGCGGAGCGCAGATCTCGGAGATTCTCCTGGCATGGAAGCCTGCCGACCTCGTTGAGGTGGATCTGGCAGGCGTTGCCGCAAAGTCATTCGGGGAACAGGAACGCGCCGAGCTCGAAGCCTTTCTGCGCTTGGCGCTTGAGCGCTTCAAGGTTCCCGGCGCAGCCATCGTCATTGTTCAGAATGGCGAGACGGTCTATGCCGAAGGTTTCGGTGTCTGTCGCGCGGGAGGCAGCGAGCCGGTCACGCCGGAGACTCGCTTTATGATCGGCTCGACCACCAAGCCGCTCACCTCGCTGCTCATGGCGCGGCTCGTCGACCGCGGCGTCTTCGCGTGGTCCACCCCGGTCACCGAGGTCCTGCCCGGTTTCGCGCTTGCCGACGCAGAGACCACCGCGCGCCTGGAGATGCGGCACACCGTCAGTGCCTCCACCGGCATGCCTCGCCGTGATTTCGACATGCTCTTCCGCTATCGCGATGTCACCCCCGAGGACCGCATTGCCGAGATGCGGCAGATGAGCCCTACCACCGGCTTCGGCGAGGTCTTCCAGTATTCGAACTACCTCGTCGCCGCGGGTGGCTATGCGGCAGCCCATGCCTATGCCCCTGGGCTCGATCTTCAGGCGGCTGCGGTGAAGGCTTTCGATGAGCTCGTCTTTGCGCCACTCAACATGGAGCGCAGCCTGTTGCTGCACAAGCCGGCAGCCGGAGACGCCACGCCGCACGGCTATCACCTCAGCGGCGAAGTCGTGCCCATCGATCCTGTCATCGAGGAGTTCCCCGACTCCTCCGCGCCTGCAGGCGCGGCCTGGTCCACCGTGCTCGACATCGCGAAGTATCTCCGCTTCGAGCTGAGCGGTGGTTTCGCGCCGAACGGCGATCGCCTGCTCTCGCCGGAGAATCTCGCTGCGCGCCGCGCACCGGCCATTCGCATTGGCGACCGCCACGGCTACGGTCTGGGCCTCTTTCTGCAGCAGCAATACGGTCTCCAGCTTATCGGTCACGACGGCAACACCATGGGCTTCTCCTCGGGCATGTTCTTCCTTCCCGGTCTCGGAAAAGATCCCGAAGCAGGGCACGGTATCGGCGTTGCCGTGCTCACCAATGCCCGTGCGGTGAACGACTTTCTCGGCGCGTTGCAGCAGCGCCTGTTGGAGCTCTTCTTCGGCGCTCCCCGCAAAGCCGATGCCATGGTCGAAGCCGCCTGCAAGGCCCGCGCTGAAGCGACGGCCCTGCGGCTGGAGCGTGTCCAGACGTCTCCTGAAGCCACGGCCTGGATCGCATCTCTCCTCGGGGACTATCGCAGCGACGAGCTGGGCGTTGCACGCATCGTGCAGGAAGAGGACGGCTTCGTGATGCAATGCGAATCCTGGTCCAGCGCGCTCGGCTCGCGCAGGGATGCGTCGGGCAAGAACCTTCTCGTGCTCACCAGCGCCCCGTGGAAGGCGGAGTTCCGTTTCCAGCCAGCCGAAGACGGTTCCGAGCTCGTGCTCGACGGCGGCCAGCAGACGTACCGATTCGTGCGGGTCAGCCCGGGATGA
- a CDS encoding type II toxin-antitoxin system VapC family toxin codes for MKLLLDTHLVLWATISQSRLPASARRLILDPSHQPYFSAVNLWEIAIKNSLLREDFHVDTRRLRQSLLKSGYKELSVTSEHAIAVEELPLLHRDPFDRILIAQAIVEGLTLLTADSIVAKYEGPVEKV; via the coding sequence ATGAAGCTCCTGCTCGATACCCATCTCGTGCTGTGGGCCACCATAAGCCAATCCCGACTCCCGGCGTCAGCGCGCAGGCTGATACTTGATCCATCTCATCAGCCTTATTTCAGCGCTGTCAATCTCTGGGAAATCGCAATCAAGAACAGCCTGCTGCGCGAAGACTTCCATGTCGACACGCGGCGACTTCGCCAGAGCTTGCTCAAGAGCGGCTACAAGGAACTGTCGGTCACAAGTGAGCACGCCATCGCGGTGGAAGAACTGCCTCTGCTCCATCGTGATCCCTTCGACCGCATCCTCATCGCGCAGGCAATCGTCGAAGGACTTACCCTGTTGACGGCAGATTCGATCGTTGCAAAATACGAGGGGCCGGTAGAGAAGGTATGA
- a CDS encoding sensor domain-containing diguanylate cyclase translates to MKTYNSAILDRKALREIVRTQTEIAKLGMDLGAVMTLAASQVQDLTGAEGAIVELSEAGELVCRAASGITREHLGRRQGLENTLSGLCLSLDEVLYCSDAETDPRLEKDTCRQEGLRSLIVAPLAYDSMTVGALKIFSRTPHAFGDQDISVLAMICEVLAAAMFHAARNQQNELYLRATHDALTDLPNRALFYDRMRQHLEMVKRHGRGLGVLSIDMDCLKQINDRHGHRAGDAAICEIANRMRNSLRESDTVARLGGDEFGVLLCEAESRASTQETAQRLSAFVCKPFRFEDLELPLGASIGLAFSPEDGEEPELLLDTADRSMYAMKRERKNQSEKGNANFVPSV, encoded by the coding sequence ATGAAAACATACAACTCCGCAATCCTTGATCGCAAAGCTCTGCGCGAGATCGTGCGCACCCAGACCGAGATCGCAAAGCTGGGCATGGATCTCGGAGCGGTCATGACGCTGGCCGCATCCCAGGTGCAGGATCTGACCGGCGCCGAGGGCGCGATCGTGGAGCTGTCCGAGGCGGGGGAGCTGGTCTGCCGCGCAGCCTCAGGCATCACCAGGGAGCACCTGGGCAGGCGCCAGGGACTGGAAAACACCCTCTCCGGACTGTGCCTGTCGCTCGACGAGGTTCTCTATTGCTCGGATGCGGAGACAGACCCGCGGCTCGAAAAGGACACATGCCGCCAGGAAGGCCTGCGCTCGCTGATCGTGGCCCCTCTCGCATACGACAGCATGACCGTGGGAGCGCTGAAGATCTTCTCCCGCACACCCCACGCCTTCGGCGACCAGGATATCTCCGTACTCGCCATGATCTGCGAGGTGCTGGCGGCGGCCATGTTCCACGCAGCACGCAACCAGCAGAACGAGCTCTACCTGCGCGCAACCCACGATGCCCTGACCGACCTGCCCAACCGGGCGCTCTTTTATGACCGGATGCGGCAGCATCTCGAGATGGTCAAGCGCCATGGACGCGGGCTGGGCGTACTGAGCATCGACATGGACTGCCTGAAGCAGATCAACGACAGGCACGGACACAGGGCCGGCGATGCCGCCATCTGCGAGATCGCCAACCGGATGCGCAATAGCCTGCGGGAGTCCGACACCGTGGCCCGGCTGGGCGGCGACGAGTTCGGCGTCCTCCTCTGCGAGGCAGAGAGCCGTGCGAGCACCCAGGAGACCGCACAGCGGCTCTCCGCATTCGTATGCAAGCCGTTCCGCTTTGAAGACCTGGAGTTGCCGCTCGGGGCCAGCATCGGGCTGGCGTTCTCCCCCGAAGACGGCGAAGAACCCGAACTGCTGCTGGATACCGCGGATCGCTCCATGTATGCCATGAAGCGGGAACGCAAGAACCAGAGCGAGAAGGGAAACGCGAATTTTGTCCCCAGCGTATGA